Within Myotis daubentonii chromosome 13, mMyoDau2.1, whole genome shotgun sequence, the genomic segment CTGTCGGCTGGCTGAGCAGATTGTCCGGGTCCAGGTCTGCGCAGGTCTGCCACCCAGGTCTGCCCTAGGCCAGGTCCCTTCCTGCTGGGTGGGACTGGCTTCCGCCCCACACAGGGCTGGAGCCTGCTGGGCCTCCTTCCACTGTCTAACACTTGCGCGGGGCTGAGCCTGTGGTTCTAGGGAGCTGGAGGCAACCTGTGAGAGACACCAAGGTGTGTGTGGCACACAGTGTTTCAGTAAATGCTAACCAACTGCTAATGTgcttgttgggggagggggccccTCCTGGGTGGAGGAAGGCAGTTCAAACCTGACCTGGGGTAGggatttacatttctttaaaggCAGTTCCAGCCGGGATCTGATTTAGCACCTGGAGGGGAGCCAGGCAAGGATCTCGCTTGAGCTGATGAGGAAAGCAGGGCCCTCGAGAGCCAGAAGTGAGAGGTGCCGAGCtaaaacccaggtctcctgaggGATCTGCCAGGGCAGACAGCGACGGCAGGCCTGGCCATCACCGTTCCCTGAGGTCACCCGGCGATGCGTGCCTGTGAAGGGGAGAGCCGGATGCCACCACAGGCACGGAGGGGCCAGGCTCACCCGTCAGCTGGGCTCAGGTCCAGCTTCAGCTGAACACATCCCTTTTTCCGATGGAGAAGTCGGTCTTCATGCTGGTGGCTCCTGCCCTCTGCCTTTCCCAGGAGAGCACTTACAAATTCGAAGCAGGACCCCGTGGGTCTTGGTCTGGAGCTCACCTTCTTTGTTCCAGCAACTCTGAGGACCCAGTAGTTTATCCCAGGCTGACCCTCCGGATGGGCGCTGCTAGATAAGGCTAGGGGTGCTCCCAGAGGCCATCTGGACAGCGTCCGGGAAGGCTGcgtgggccaggctgggctgaacATCACAGACCGCTGTGGGTCCACCGCCATTCCCTACCTGCTCCTTGTTGAGCCAGACATAACATCTGGAGGCTGGAGCGACAGGAAAGGGCAGGGATCCCAGGTGAGTAGAGCAGGGAAACCACAATTCTGGCCTGGGAGTTTGCAGGCGACAAGCCTGCTCTGTCTAGGAAGTAACACTTAGAATGCCAGGGTGCCCAGACCTGGCAAACTAGATGGTCCATGGACCTTTAGGTTCctagggaggggggggggcttggTGGGCCTCCTCCCTACCAGgctcaggccccgccctcccgAGTAGGGGATCTCTCTGGGGGACACCccccagggtgtgtgtggggggcgtgTATAAGATCTTAAAGCTTCGCCCAGGGAGGTAGGGCGGGGCTGGGCGGCTAGGAAGACCCAGGATATAAGGGCCAGGCTCCGCTTCCCGCCCGGCCAGCCCACCATGCACGCCCCccggctcccctccctcctcctgcacgTCTGGAGGGCCCTGCTCCTGGCCGGCGCCGCCACGGTAGCCTCGGTGCCCCTGCATTCGCGCGGGCAGCCCTCGTCGCCGTCCCCTCTGGCGTATATGCTGAGCCTCTACCGCGACCCGCCGCAGGCGGACATCATCCGCAGCCTGCAGGCGCAAGGTAGGCGGCCCCACCTCCGGGGAGGGGATTAGGGTGGGGCTGCCGCGGTTGGGGACCGACCCGAGGCGTGGGTCTGGGCCTGGGGGTGTCTGGACGTCTGCACTGCCCAGGGCGCAGGGCTGGTGGGTGACGGGATTGTGGCGCTCCGGGTGGGTCCCCCACAGACACCTCTGGGTTCCGGGTCTTGGTCTATGTGGGTCAAGCGCGGCACCGTAAGGGGGAGCCCGACTGTGCACGTCTCATCTGTTTTGTGAAATACAGTCTCTGGCGCCCCGGTTTGCGCACCTGTTGAGGGGGCTTGGAGCACTTGCCCGCCTAGTGCGTGGGGAGGGCTGGCTGACAGCGCGCAGAAACCCTTAGCACAGAACCAGGGAAAGCAGTAAGTGGTCGTTTTGTCGAACTTTTTCTTTTCGAGAGCGAGGGTGAGTAGGTACCGGCCCGGCGCTGAGAGTCTCCGGATGGGAGCAGGCTTCGACGCGGGTCTCCAACATGTAGCAACAGGCGTCAGgacccagagatttggggttagAGATGGGACACCCCAAGTCGAGGAGGGAGACACGTTTGGGTACtcgaggccaggctggggaggtgTCAGCATCCCGGGTAACACGGGTTCAGAGCGTagactgggaggggggagggggctggggggagtcGGTGACCATGGTGACCTGGGAGTTTCTCCCTCCAGGACCGAACAGCGTGTACTGGGACTgggcgcgggggggcgggggcggaggggggcaggTGGGTGTTGAGCAGAGGGAGCCCTTCCCGCGGGTCCCCTCACCCCGCGCAATCCACATCTTGGCGCCTGGAGTGTGCGGGACTCTCGCCGCCCGCGCCTCCCGCCGCTGGCCCTCCCGCCGCCGGCCGGGGCTAGACGGCCCTCCCGGGGCCGCCGCGAAATCCACATCCGACAATCTGATCTGACTGGCCACCCGCTGGCCCCTTGCGGTCCCTGGCCTGCCCAGTCTCGGGTCAGACAGCTGGTGACCCTCTCCGGAGGGGTCATCTGGGGACCAGCCAGACGAGGGACACCCGGGGAGCAGGACAATTTGAAAGTTACTGGAGTGCTCGGCTCCTGCGCCAGGAAActggggggtttggggtggggcGGGCTGCACTTTTCCAGTCCCCTTTCCCCCGAATTTTGGAAATTTGTTAGTCTGGGCGTCTGGAGAACTGAGTTTTTGCCCCCCAAACCCTGTTTCCCGATTCCCAAGGTGTCCCTGGCGCTTTAGTTGATTTCTCCAGTTTCCTTTTTTGTAAAGCGGGGAGCTGGCTTTCTTTCCGcctcatttgtgtgtgtatggtaaatatacataacaaaaacGGACCGTCTTACCCGCTTTTAAGTGTACAGTGGCGTTAAGTACATGCACATTGCTGTGAATCgcttcattttttaaagctgTGAGGACAGCGGGTCTGGAGGGAGACTGAGGACAAGGTTGTCCTAAACCCGCCTTTTTCCTCCCTGGGTTTCTTTGTCAGCTACACCGGGATGGCTGAAATGGGTGTCCGGTGCAGTCTTACCAAATAGGCTTTGCATCTGTGTGTCACTGATTTAAAGGAGACAGTGTTTAGAAAACACTTGGCATGCGGGCAGCCCAAATCGCACTTATTACATAAGTGGGAGATACaggttttttttctgagaaaagcattcttaacttttttttctttacattttatttatttgtttgtttgtttatttattgttaatcgtCACCCCAGGATATTTCCCTCCCgatttttagagataggaaatcaatgtgagagagacacatccattggttaccTCCACATGCGCCCCGATCAaggccaggattgagcctgcaaccgaggcacatgcccttgactgccatcaaacccttcagtccacagcccggcactctacccactgagctttCATCAGGCATCCATGACCCCCAAAGGATTAGACACCCCTATTCTAAGATGAACCAGAGCCAGATCTAAGGGAGCCCTTGGCTGGCTGTGGGGTTGTGGAGTCCCAGGCTCCTCCAGCAGGAAGGAGTAatttcctgccttccctccgtACACACCGGCCATCCCGGTGACAGACAACTTCGTCCCCGGTCCAGGTCCCTCTCTACCTTCATTGTGACTGTGGACCTGGGCAAAGGCGGCTGATGACAGCCAGTGTCTATGTTGCACTTGGGTGGTTGAGCTAGATAAAGACTTTACATGATCTCAGTCATCGCCACATCCCGGTGGGTACTGTCACCACTTCCCTTTTACGAAGAGGGGAACTGAGGCCCCAGAAGGCCTCCAATAGTAACCTGCCCAACGTTAAACAGCAAATGGCAGAATTGGAACCATCACTGGAGAAAACAGGGCCCctgctcttaaccactgagctggAATGCCTTCCCTTAAAAGGCCATTTGTAGATACTTGAGATCATAGTGGAGCTTGTGGCCTGGAGTTGCTACATGCCCCACCTAGTCCCCAGGTGGCCAGGAGGTGCTCCAATGGGCAGCGGGTAAGGTCAGCCTCCTCCCCACAGCTCTGAGGAGAGTTGCTAGTCCAGGGCTGGTTATTGCCCCCTGCGGGTGCTAATGAGGAGGGAAGTGGGAATAAAGTGAAACGGAGCGActaggggtgggctgggagagctGCCTGAGGGTGAGCCTCGGAACTGTCCCTTCTCATGCAGGCTGGATTTCCCAGAGAAATTCACTTACTGTCTGGCCCAGCATACGCTGTgagacaataaaaaaacaaactgttgccctagctggtttggctcagtggatagagtgttggcctgtggactaaagggtcactggttcagttctggtcaagggcacttgcctaggttgtgggccgatccccagttgggggtgtgcagggggcagccgatcaatgattctctctcagccttgatgtttctagctctctctccctctcccttcctctctgaaatcaataaaaatatattaataaataaactgtTATGTGGTCTGCCCAGAAGGACATAAATGGGATCATCACTACCTCCCGGATCTATGCACAAAAGAGTTTTTACTTCTAATGAATAACTTTTGACTCTTATTTAGCAATAAACCCTCAAATGTCTTAATTTTCCTGGGTCTGAGGATGCAGAGGTGGGTAAGGCATTCCTATTACAAAGAAGCAACTGGGCTGGAAATTTATAAACCCATGCATTCCGAGACATCAGACCAAATTAGTTCAGGACCAAAATAAATGGAATGTGCTTCCCATTCCTTCTCATCCGCTTTGGGCTTAGTTGTCTTGGGGGGGTAGGACAGGGCTGTGTGTGCTGCCGTGTCTGCCCTGGGCCTGTGGATGAactggggcaggagagagagtgCCCTGCAGGTAGAGAGGAGAAGCCGCTGGGTGGAAAGTGCAAGGTCAGCGCAAAGTCAGGCTTAGAATGCCTTGAGAAGCCTATTTGTAAGGTTGCCAAAACCTCCTgaaatctctgcctccatctggaGGAACTGGCCAGGAAGAGGGCAGCCAGCCTTTGGTTTCTGCTGCCTGTGCCTCCCTGAGAGCTCCGAGCCTTTCCGTGATATGCTTACCAACTTCACGGTGCCTGTGCGACAGACCGCCCCTCCCAGCGAGAAAACGGGGCCTGGGAAGTGAATTGCCCCAGGGTCACTGGGCAAGATGGAAGCACAGGGTTTCGGTCAGAAAGCTCAGGGTTTAGATCTAAAGCTCAGCcttagattctctctctctctctctctctctctctctctctctctctctctctctctctctctctagagggGGTGGAAACCCATTGGTAACATCCCATTGTTACCGGTTGTTCTCTGACTTTGGAGTGTCTTCAGGGGGAGTGGCAAAACAGTGATTTGGAGTTTGGGCTTTTCAGTTAGGCAAACCCAGGTTTattcttggctctgccactttccaCGAATGACACCTTGGGCAGataatttaacttctctgagtctcaattttcctcatctctaaaatgggttCAAGcggaaacaggtttggctcagtggatagagcgtcggcctgcggactgaaaggtcccaggttcaattccggtcaagggcatgtacctgggtttcgggcacatccccagtgggagatgtgcaggaggcagctgatcgatgtttctaactctctatctctcttccttcctctctgtaaaaaatcaataaaaaatatatttaaaataaataaataaataaataaataaaataaaatgggttcAACAACATGTCCATCTCACAGGGTCAAGGTGAGGATTAAGAGAAGTGATGCATATGAGGTGAGAGCTCAGACTTGAGCTATGGTTGTTACACTGCGGAGGTCCCCACTGACGCTGCCTCCTTCCTGTTTTTCCCCACTCAGATGTGGAGGTGGATGGGCAGAACTGGACCTTTGCTTTTGACTTCTCCTTCCTGAGCCAAAAGGAGGACCTGGAGTGGGCCGAGCTCCGGCTGCAGCTGGCCAGCCCAGTGGACCTTCCCCCTGGCGTCCCACTCTCCATCGAGATTTTTCACCAGCCAAAGCTGGAGGCCGATCGGGACCCAGCCCGCTGCCCAGAACGTCTTCGGCTGGAACTGTTGACTGTTTCTCTGTCCCAGGTTACCTTTTCTCCTGGCAGCATGGtcctggaggtgaccaggccactCTCCAAGTGGCTGAAGCACCCTGGGAAGCTGGGGGAGCAGATGTCCAGTTTGGCCAGAGAATGCTGGCCGCGGCCTCCCACACCGCCTGCCGCCAATGTGCTCCTCCTGCTCTACTCCAACCTCCCTCCTGAGCAGAGGAGGCTGGGTGGCTCCACCTTGCTGTGGGAAGCTGAGAGCTCCTGGCGGGCCCAGGAGGGACAGCTCTTCCAGGAAAAGGGCAGGAGGCACCCGAGACATCACTTGCCGGACAGAAGCCAACTGTGTCGGAAGGTCAAGTTCCAGGTGGACTTCAACCTGATTGGATGGGGCGCCTGGATCATCTACCCCAAGCAGTACAATGCCTATCGCTGTGAGGGCGAGTGTCCCAACCCTGTGGGGGAGGAGTTCCATCCCACCAACCACGCATACATCCAGGTGTGATGCCAGGGCATGGCGGGTGGAGGGCAGGCAGTCTGTGGGGAAGTGGCCGCACTGCCAGATCCGGGGCACCAGACTCCAGCGCTGCTATTATTTCATAGCGCTGTGTTTATTCATCCCTGCACAGTTATTCAAGCACCTACCCTGTGCCAGGTCCTAAGGATATGGAGATGACCACCCTCAACATCCTCAGAAAGCCTACGTGGATGGAGTCATTGCTTTCCCTAGGACTTTTCCCTTGTCTTTCATAAAATTAGGGTTGGAGGGTAcacactagagcagccgtgggcaaactacggcccacgggccggatgcggcccgttcggctgttctatccggcccgcggagccgaaagagcggagggttctcttgctctcccctccgctccttcaccagcagcagtgttaacatgtattagttcacacaaacactccatccatgcttttgttccggccctccggtccagtttaagaacccattgtggcccccgagtcaaaaagtttgccccaccccctgcactaGAGGGTTTCAACTCCTCCCCAACCCTGACATTCTAGGAAAGGAAGTTCAGAATCTGGCGTTTTGGGATAGAgaggcctgggtttgattcctactTATTAGCTGTGTAATATTGATCAAgtggcttcctctctctgagcctcgttTCACCACCTGTAAAAATGGGGATATTTTATAGGGATGTTATAGTGTTAAATGAGGTGATATGTATACTGCATGTAGAGTAGTTGGCCGATAATAGGCATGTTTGATGTTGTGTCATCATTACGAGAAGTCTGTGATTCACTGATGAAATGGGGGCCACATTTACGGGGCCATGGTTGAGATAATCATGTCCCAGCCACTGTAGTTTTGCTGCCTAAAATAGGAGCTGGATACCCATTCTGCAGAAGTTAGATAAGGCCATAGGCTACCTACCACCAGTGTCATTGATCAGCCCAAGTTCTAGAAGGCGGTAGAGGTAGACGAATGGCAGGAGAACGAGATGGAGAAAGCAGAGAATAGAGGCTAttcttggctgggtggctcaatggtGAGAGCAGGgtccctacaccaaaaggttgtgggttcaatttccggtcaaggcacatacccaggtttcgggttccatccTCCATCAGGGCCGCTTCACCTCTCTCTATAaattaggtgaggatttaaaaaaaagaaaaaaagaaaatagaggctAATATAGTGACCCTGATATTTAGGTAGCCCTGCCCTGCTCTCAACCGTCACCTGGGAACAATGTGTTTCTATTTACTCCAAGAAGCCTAGActgagcagtggtcgccaacctttcgggcctcacagaccaccagtggtccatggaccaccggttggtgacgtCTGCCCTCGAGTGCATCCTCCATGCCAAGCCTCAGGCAGGGTTCAGAGGCTCTGGGGAGCATGTGAGCTGAGCTCCTGcaagggaggcaggtgggggccagcccCAGAGGACCTGTCCCTGGCAAAGGCCCTCACGAGCCTCTCCCAGGCCCCACTTCACTCCACCAACCCACCTGCAGCGTGACCAGAGGCAACCACAGAGACCCAGAGAGTCCCAGTTGCCAGCTCTGACCTGAGAAGGTGTCCTGGACCACAGGGCCAGGGTCCGGTTCCAGAATGCCAGGGGGTTGTTACCTTTTCTCCCGTTGACTCTGTTTGCCCTTCTCTGGGCAACAAAGCAAATCCCACAAGAATTTCCACATGACTGTCTTCTGCCTCATAGTTTTGGAACTAAACCAGGAGTTTCTTGGAATATTTTATAAACTGGTAttcactctagaccagtggttctcaacctgtgggtcgcgacccctttgggggtcgaatgaccctttcacaggggtcgcctaagaccatcggaaaacacatctataattacatattgttttgtgattaatcactatgctttaattatgttcaatttgtaacaatgaaattgggggtcaccacaacatgaggaactgtattagagggtctcggaattaggaaggttgagaaccactgctctagactataaCAATAGGAGACCATATAAGTTGGCTACTGTTCTACCCAGATACAGCTTTTAGAATCTTCTGTTTAAAAGATGCTTTAAGAAAGCAGAAGTGATTTTAGAAGTTAGAGTCGGTGATGTATTGGCATGCTGATTCCTTTATGAAAACAGTTTCCTTCTATTTTTGCACCCAGTCACCGATCTAGACTCTCAGTATCTTTTTCACCCTTTACCCAGAAATGACCTATTCTGACCCGGATGTTGAACtgacccctctcctccctttcagAGTCTGCTGAAACGGTACCAGCCCCACCGCGTCCCTTCCACCTGCTGTGCCCCCGTGAAGACCAGGCCCTTGAGCATGCTGTATGTGGACAATGGCAGAGTCCTTCTAGACCATCATAAGGACATGATTGTGGAAGAGTGCGGGTGCCTATGAGGTCCTGGAGGGGCGGCTGGGAGGCTCCTGGAAGACATGATGACCGTCAGACCCAATGCAAAGAAATAAATGGGAGGCTGCACTACAATCACAGGCCCTCGAGGCTGGCTAAacagaggccaggagagggagggggagcttGTGAAGCAGCCTGGCTGGGTTTTCTCTTCACTGGACAGACAGTGGCGAGTGAAAGCACTAATGAAGAGACCTTACCTGCCTTTTTAAACCTGTGCACTCCCGGAAATCGTATGCGAAAGTTGGGGCACATACGCGTTTTTGAGGTGGGACAAGGTTGTCTCTAACTTTTATGTATTCTCGAAAGTGGTCtttgccaccccacccccaagatcAAGCATCACGGAGTCAATGGCTCCGGTTGCCTCAGGCTGGGCGAGGGGCCCAGGTCTTTCCGGCCGGCCAGGAGCAATCTGTTGGCTTTGTCCAGGCTTCCTGAAGTGGATCTCTGCTAATGAGTTGTACAGCCATAAAGCCACTGTACAGTCCTTCTGGGCCTGCTGGTGCCtctggagggagaggcaggaactCATCCCAGAGAACTGGCCACTTTGGACTACAGCAGCTGGGGCCCTcagacactcccccccacccccccgagtctATTAAAGTTGGTGACAGTTCACTTCCGTCTCTTAATGTGTGCTATTAATGTGGCCCTGAGCTTCCTATCCATGGGGTGAAGGCCCTGCCCAGGGTGGCAGATTTGGGCTGTGGTCacagctcagccactgagcagctGTGTGACCCTTGTCCCTCAAGTGAATAATTCACTACTCAGCCTCATCCTGTGACACGAAAGCAGGTGGATCCTAACGCATTCCTGTGAAATGTCTGTTGGAAGGCTCACGAGCTGTAAGGCTTTATCCCATCTCCCTACAAAGCCTGCTAAGCCAGGCCCTGCCATCCTGTTATCTATCCTTTATCAGCTTTTGCTGCCCAGGGTTCTAAGATTGCCgtaactcaggggtgggcaaactttttgactcgagggccacaacgggttcttaaactggaccggagggccggaaccaaagcatggatggagtgtttgtatgaactaatataaattcaaagtaaacatcattacataaaagggtacggtctttttttttctttagttttattcatttcaaacgggccggatccagcccgcgggccgtagtttgcccatggctgcttaACTTCACGTTTCTCACAGCAGCATAGCAAAAGGAACATAGCTTTCTCATAGGGAGCTCTCCCACCAAACGCAAGTCTTTGCCTTCTGGATGAAAAGACCCCAAAGGCAGCAATTCTGCATTTCCTTATCAGCACTGCCAAAatgggggaaatatatatatatatttgttaatctTCAACCTGGgacatttttcctttgatttttttttagagaaggagggggagagacagagagggaaacatcaatgtgagagacacatctattggttccCTCCGGCACGCACCCCGGGgcgggatccagcctgcaactgaggtacgtgcacttgactgggaattgaacccgcgacccttcagacCAAGAGcggatgttctatccactgagccaaactggctaggatgggctatatatttttttgtttgtcagGGCAAGGGGCCATTTTGTTGGGAATGAGTCCACCGTCAGTCTGTTCCTGCCTCACCAAGAAGCCCAGCCTTTGGGAAGTGACCCCAAGCATGCGAGGACCCTTGCTGAGTTTAGACATGCAGCCTTGGTTGGGTCAAAGTAGTAATCCTGGCCCAGGCAGGGTTGGCGAGGCtagagccaggcctgggcctgagACGCCTCAATGCCCTGACTCAGCACAAAGCTGACCCAGCTGCTCATTTCCTGGAGTGGGAACAGACCCGCCCTACCCACGCTGCAGGCTCACAATGGGATTCTGCATCTGATTCCACTTGGCTGGGAGGGCTTCGTCAGGTCAGCTGTTGTCCCATTCTCTTTCCTAAATGAGACCCCAGAGAGGCCTAGTGGCCTGACCACACACTTAGGAGTGGCAGGACCCAGACCTGCGCTTTGGTCTGCAGCCCCAGGGGCACCATGCTTAATAGTACTCAGAGGTCTTTGCTCCCCTCGCTTTGGAACCAGAATTCTACTTCCACTACAGAACTGAATTTCTTGGGAGAGAAAATCCCATCCCAGGACTTCAGAGCATCTTGACTAAGTAGGGGCCCAGTAGTTCTATGGCTGGGGCCAGGAAAGCAGAAGGTCAAGCTATTTGCAGCCACAGCTTGTGGGAGTGTCTCCTTAGCAGCTCTGACTCAGAGAACAAACCTCACTGAGGACAAGGCATTACCTCCTATCAAGCAGAAGACGCAGGCACAAATGAGTGAAGCTACCTGTTGCTGACGCCCTGCCGAAAGCTCGGTTCGGTGTCAGCCCCAGGGACATCCTGCTGTCTGGCCAGAGGTGTTTAGGGCCGAGCCTAGCAGCACAGCTCCATGGTTGAGCCTGTGTGCTAGTGAATGCTTTCTAAGTTGGAGGACATACTACCTCCTGAGAACCGAGTCCTGTCCTAacctggggggcaggaaggggcttCTGTACAACAGTCAGGGGTGCTTTAACTTGCTCTGAAGGCAAAGGCCTACTTCCATTGTTTCTAGAGCAGTGCAAGTCAGCAGGTGAGGGGGGAAAATCGGATGCACTATTCTCCTTGGCTGGGGAAGTGGGCGGGCCCGGCAGTAGGTA encodes:
- the NODAL gene encoding nodal homolog; this translates as MHAPRLPSLLLHVWRALLLAGAATVASVPLHSRGQPSSPSPLAYMLSLYRDPPQADIIRSLQAQDVEVDGQNWTFAFDFSFLSQKEDLEWAELRLQLASPVDLPPGVPLSIEIFHQPKLEADRDPARCPERLRLELLTVSLSQVTFSPGSMVLEVTRPLSKWLKHPGKLGEQMSSLARECWPRPPTPPAANVLLLLYSNLPPEQRRLGGSTLLWEAESSWRAQEGQLFQEKGRRHPRHHLPDRSQLCRKVKFQVDFNLIGWGAWIIYPKQYNAYRCEGECPNPVGEEFHPTNHAYIQSLLKRYQPHRVPSTCCAPVKTRPLSMLYVDNGRVLLDHHKDMIVEECGCL